From the Heptranchias perlo isolate sHepPer1 chromosome 26, sHepPer1.hap1, whole genome shotgun sequence genome, one window contains:
- the LOC137342775 gene encoding uncharacterized protein, with protein sequence MGTNGMEFGPLETNMMMSQTRGSSSSNTSNTTNTSNATNKSNTTNTSNTTNTSNTTNTSNTTNTSNTTNTSNTTNTSTATNTSNTTNTSTATNTSNTTNTSNTTNTSNTTNTSNTTNTSTATNTSTATNTSNTTNTSNTTNTSTATNTSTATNTSNTTNTSNTTNTSTATNTSNATNTSNTTNTTNTSNTTNTSNTTNTSNTNSRNSNSNNNRNNSPVLLGHAGPVTQGCGLGPRHLSKIALDSYQETMEELA encoded by the exons CAcgaggcagcagcagcagcaatacaAGCAACACCACCAACACAAGCAACGCCACCAATAAAAGCAACACCACCAACACAAGCAACACCACCAACACAAGCAACACCACCAACACAAGCAACACCACCAATACAAGCAACACCACCAACACAAGCAACACCACCAACACAAGCACCGCCACCAATACAAGCAACACCACCAACACAAGCACCGCCACCAATACAAGCAACACCACCAACACAAGCAACACCACCAATACAAGCAACACCACCAATACAAGCAACACCACCAACACAAGCACCGCCACCAATACAAGCACCGCCACCAATACAAGCAACACCACCAATACAAGCAACACCACCAACACAAGCACCGCCACCAATACAAGCACCGCCACCAATACAAGCAACACCACCAATACAAGCAACACCACCAACACAAGCACCGCCACCAATACAAGCAACGCCACCAATACAAgcaacaccaccaacaccaccaacacaaGCAACACCACCAATACAAGCAACACCACCAACACAAGCAACACCAACTCCAGAAACAGCAACAGTAACAACAACAGGAAcaact CTCCTGTCCTCTTGGGTCATGCAGGACCTGTGACCCAAGGGTGTGGACTTGGTCCCAGGCATCTATCCAAAATTGCTCTGGACAGCTACCAAGAGACAATGGAGGAGCTGGCTTAG
- the LOC137342741 gene encoding PR domain zinc finger protein 1-like isoform X2, translating into MEQVYSSGRLHHFLDGYDVCKSNWMRYVNPAHSAEEQNLVACQNGTDIYFYTVKPIPPSNELLVWYSREFAERLNYPPTGDLVMLKLKQNLKEYTGQLPHSREASQEGQKRYANNTKNEEEKVDVEMIERDTPPITPDNQIMDFSKKLYPGVVTRPPTEVNGSKISGVHENERPLDRTSPLYRTSPNQRSKNPIIQQNPHVLSPNSTTSPHNELPLHVNGHHNHAEGLVSYPMYSAPSHLQHQYMYPYSSLSPHYPRFILPNYSPGFNSIHPMSSPATLNNVNNLSLFGRMPPVCSGLFGRDCLPHPMLGRTLRPVSLPSEEGQRLHVPEQPRDILIPAPTSAFSLTGPTMGLKERPPNRAPTPGTSISSELSVQLKATSWVPGSEEAMNLSKPKISPADFPGYKSLPYPLKKQNGKIKYECNVCSKTFGQLSNLKVHLRVHSGERPFSCQTCSKTFTQLAHLQKHYLVHTGEKPYQCQVCHKRFSSTSNLKTHLRLHSGEKPYQCKQCSAKFTQFVHLKLHRRLHNKERQHKCHFCSKSYIHQCSLKIHQKGNCPMAPGTSWSKEELLRIDDEIDKFDMSENAERLEENATVTEMEVVTEQLIVGGLDKDHKEDQFRATCHKNNGDNLPSIGFHERTKNSNLIFYHHSPPPLLPIRVKQEASL; encoded by the exons ATGGAGCAG GTTTATTCCTCCGGGAGACTCCATCATTTTCTGGACGGATACGATGTGTGTAAGAGCAATTGGATGCGTTACGTCAACCCCGCGCACTCGGCGGAGGAGCAGAATCTGGTCGCCTGTCAGAATGGGACAGATATTTACTTCTACACCgtgaaacccatccctcccagCAACGAGCTGCTCGTCTGGTACAGTCGGGAGTTTGCGGAGAGACTGAATTACCCACCGACAGGTGATCTGGTGATGTTAAAACTGA AACAAAATCTCAAGGAATACACTGGTCAGCTACCTCACAGCAGAGAAGCTTCCCAAGAAGGCCAAAAACGTTATGCTAACAACACAAAGAATGAGGAAGAAAAAGTGGATgtggagatgattgagagagATACACCGCCCATCACTCCAGACAACCAAATAATGGACTTCAGTAAAAAGCTTTACCCAGGTGTAGTGACCAGACCTCCAACAGAAGTAAATGGCTCAAAGATAAGTGGCGTTCATGAAAATGAGAGGCCACTGGACAGAACCAGCCCTTTATACAGGACCAGTCCAAACCAAAGATCAAAAAATCCCATCATTCAGCAAAACCCTCACGTCCTCTCTCCCAACTCAACTACCTCGCCTCACAACGAACTCCCTCTGCATGTGAACGGACATCACAATCATGCTGAGGGCTTGGTTTCCTACCCAATGTACTCAGCTCCAAGCCACCTCCAACACCAGTATATGTATCCATacagctccctctctcctcactatcCTAGATTTATATTACCCAACTATTCGCCCGGTTTCAACAGTATTCACCCCATGAGCAGTCCGGCCACTTTGAACAACgtgaacaacctcagcctatttgGCAGGATGCCCCCAGTCTGCAGCGGTTTGTTCGGTAGAGactgcctcccccaccccatgcTGGGCCGGACTCTCCGGCCCGTCTCGCTGCCTAGTGAAGAAGGCCAAAGGCTACATGTTCCTGAGCAGCCGAGGGATATTCTGATCCCGGCCCCCACCAGTGCTTTCTCACTCACGGGCCCAACGATGGGCCTAAAGGAAAGGCCTCCCAATCGCGCACCAACGCCGGGTACCTCAATATCCTCCGAGTTATCGGTGCAGCTGAAAGCTACCTCATGGGTTCCAGGGAGCGAGGAAGCAATGAATCTGAGCAAACCAAAGATCTCTCCAGCAGATTTCCCTGGTTACAAGTCACTCCCATACCCTCTGAAGAAACAGAACGGGAAGATCAAGTATGAATGCAACGTGTGTTCGAAGACCTTTGGCCAGCTATCTAACCTAAAG GTTCACCTGAGGGTACACAGTGGTGAGAGACCGTTCTCATGCCAGACCTGCAGTAAGACGTTTACACAGCTGGCCCATCTCCAGAAGCATTACCTGGTTCACACAGGAGAAAAACCTTACCAGTGCCAG GTCTGTCACAAACGTTTCAGTAGCACCAGTAACCTGAAGACCCATCTCCGCCTGCACTCTGGAGAAAAGCCCTATCAGTGCAAGCAGTGTTCAGCGAAATTCACCCAGTTTGTCCACCTCAAGCTGCACAGGCGTTTGCACAATAAGGAGCGTCAACACAAGTGTCACTTTTGTTCCAAGAGCTACATTCACCAGTGTAGCCTGAAAATCCACCAGAAAGGCAACTGTCCCATGGCCCCAGGCACCAGCTGGTCCAAGGAGGAGCTCCTCAGGATTGACGACGAGATCGATAAGTTCGACATGAGCGAGAATGCAGAAAGACTGGAAGAAAATGCCACAGTCACAGAGATGGAGGTGGTAACTGAGCAGCTTATAGTCGGTGGCCTAGACAAAGACCACAAAGAGGACCAATTCAGAGCAACTTGTCACAAGAACAATGGAGACAACCTTCCGTCCATTGGCTTCCACGAGAGGACCAAGAATTCCAATCTAATATTCTACCACCATAGTCCACCGCCTCTTCTGCCGATCAGGGTCAAGCAAGAAGCCAGTCTATAA